The Mucilaginibacter sp. PAMB04168 genome contains the following window.
TTCGAAAACCTGCAATCGCAATTGGATTTAGTACCATTGAGCGATAAAGATTTCCGTATAGGGCAGCAAATTATAGGCAGTTTAGATGATGATGGTTATTTACGCCGCCCTATCATGTCGCTAACTGATGACCTGGCATTTTCACAAAATGTAATGGCCGAGGATGAAGAAGTGGAAGAAATGTTAAAAGTGATTCAAAGCTTCGATCCTCCGGGCGTTGGTGCACGCAGTTTGCAGGAGTGTTTGCTCATTCAGTTACGGCGCAAAGACGTTACTGATCCTATTATTGTTAAAGCCATACTGGTAGTTGAGCACTATTTGGACGAGTTTACCCGCAAGCACTACGACAAGCTGGAGAAATCGTTGAACATGAACTCTATTGAGTTACGTGGCGTTGTTAACGAAATTTTGAAGCTCAACCCTAAACCGGGCGACTCTAATGAGGTTAATACCAAACAACAGCAAGTTATTCCTGATTTCCATATCAGCAATAATGATGGCGTGCTGATACTTACCCTTAATGCCAAGAACGCTCCCGAGTTGCGTGTAAGCCGCTCTTACCAGGAAATGTTTGAGCATTATGATAAGGCTTCGCAGCGCGATAAAAAAATGAAAGAGGCGGTACAGTTTGTAAAGCAAAAACTCGACTCAGCCAAGTGGTTCATAGATGCTATTAAGCAACGGCAGCAAACATTGTTAAAAACAATGAACGCTATTATGCAGTATCAGTATGAATTCTTTTTAACCGGCGATGAAAAGAATTTGCGCCCTATGATATTAAAAGATATTGCAGACCGTATCGGTATGGATATTTCTACGGTATCGCGCGTGGCAAACTCTAAGTACGTGCAAACCGAACATGGAACTTACCTGCTTAAGTCTTTCTTTTCTGAAGCTATCCAAACTGAAAGCGGCGAAGAGGTATCCAATAAAGAGGTTAAGAAGATTTTGGAAGAGTGTATTGGTGGCGAAGATAAACGCCACCCACTGGCCGATGAAAAACTTACCGATATATTAAAAGAAAGGGGCTATAACATTGCCCGCCGCACCGTAGCTAAATATCGTGAGCAAATGAATATACCAGTAGCCCGCCTGCGTAAGGAACTTTAAGAGTATAAACTGGAAGCAGAATTGATGACCTGGCAAAACCAGGTCCTTTTAACTTCTCTCCAATTCTTATTTAATTACTCTTTATCAAAATCAGGCTCTTCCTGGCTGTCGTTGTTGAATGCTTCAGGGCGCACACTTTGTATGGCGGCACCAATTCGTTCAACCAGGTCGTCATCCAAAGCGCCATCTTGCTGTTCCCAGCATTCAATTTCTTTACATGTGTGAACCAGCGTACACAAATGCTCGTCGTTAGCCACAACAATGTAAGTATCATTACAAGGTATGACTAACATGTTGCTTAAATCGCCAGTATCATAAAAATCAACTTCAATTTTAAATGACTCTTCGCTGTTTTGCTCGTTGAAGTCAAGCTCGTCGAAATTTTCTTGTTGCATGTTTAAAATACAAACTTGGTTCCGGATGGTTTTCTGAAAATGATGAAGCAATCGTAATATTAATTATAGATTAATTTTCACTAAACTAATTGCTAAGCCGCATTTTAATGAGTTACTTTACTATATGGAACTCAACCTCGCCAACTCAACAAGCCCCGAGATGCTCAAACTGCACTTTGTGCATCACTTAAACAGAGTTTATTTCGGCAAAAAATACCTACAGGAACATGTTCCTAATCTAATCGGTATATCCTCTCTTCGTAAGCTACAATTAGCTATACATGAGACTTGGGAAGATATTTGCAACCAAGTGAAGCGGCTGCAAGAAATATATGTGCTTATTGATGAACAGCCTGCTAACGAAAATTGCGTTCCTATAATTGCTGTATTTAAAGATGCTTTTGAACCACAGGATTATGGTGCTGATACCAACCTGATCAATGATGTGGATATTATACTCTATTTGCAGCTTTTAGAGCATATTAATTTAACCTCATACAGGCTGTTAAAAGTATTGGCCGCCGCACTAAATTATAAAGAAGCGGAACAACTACTGCTTGAAAGCTTTGATGAAGCGATAGATAACGACAAACTATTTGCGATGATTGCGGACGAATATGTTAGACGTTAACGCTTACTGATAAACTAAAAAAGCCTTTAGCGTTAAGCTAAAGGCTTTTTTAGTTTATATAAATTGCTTTAAATTATGCGTTTTGAACTGAAGTGTTCAGATCGTCAGCTTCACCTTTGAAGGCTGATTTGGCTCTGTCAACAGAATCACTTGCATATGATTTTGCATCATCAAACTTAGCTTCAGCCTCGTCTTTGTAGTCTGATAAGTTACCCAATACGCCGTTAAATTTTGACTTTGCTTTATCAACCAGTGTATTGCCATATTCTTTTAGGTCATCACCGGTAATTTTGGCTTTGTCTTTAGTTTTTTCAACTAAGTCATTTACGTAATCGGCAATGTCTTCGCGCAACTCTGAGCCACTCTCAGGCGCTAACAGTAAACCTATTGCTGCACCAGCTGCAGCACCTACTAAAAGTGCTGCAATAATTTTAGTTTGATCTTTCATGTCTTTGTTCTTTTTAGCAGATGATATAAATGCATAACGTTTTATGAACACTACTGTTTAAATAATTTGCAAAAAAGTGTAATTAGGCAGATTAGCAACAAGCTAAGCCTCATATCTGTACAACGGTAACGAAAAGTAGAAGGCAGAGCCATTGCTTTTTTCACTTTGAACCCAAACATGCCCGCTGTGCCTTTTAATGATTTCGGCAGCTACATACAGGCCAATTCCAAAGCCAGAGAACGTTTGCTCATTTTTCCCTTCAACCCGGTAAAACCGGTTAAATATTTTTGCTTGCTCCTCCGGATTAATCCCTATGCCATAATCCTGAACCGCAATCTTTACTTCATGCTCAGTAGCGCTTACTTTAACATCTATACGGTCACTTTCGGGCGAGTATTTGATGGCATTAGTCAAAAAATTGGTCACTACCTGGGCAATACGGTCGCGGTCGGCGTTAACGGTATAAGATGGCGCTGGCGTAAAAACGATGTCATGGTGTGTGGCTGTATGCTGCACTTCCTCTATCGTTTCGTTTAAAACATCATTTAACACAAACGGCTCGCAATTAAGGCTTAGCCTGCCGCTTTCCATTTTCGACACGTCAAGTAAATCGGTAATTAAACGTGTTAGCTTATTAATTTGCTTATTAACGGTGTTTAAGGATTTCAACAGAAATTCATCCTCACTACGATCTTTATAAATGGAAAGTAACAGTTGTATATACGCCTTTATTGATGTAATTGGTGTTTTTAGCTCGTGACTGGCCATGCCGATAAAATCGTTTTTAACTTGCTCATGTTCTTTCATGTCGGTAATATCCATACCCGAGCCTATATAGCCTTCAAACACACCAGCATTGATCCGCGGAACTCCCTTCATACCAATCCACCTGAAGTCTTCGCCACTCTTCATCCGGTACTCCAGGTAAAATTCTTCGCGGTTATCAAACGCCTGGTTGTAGCTGGTTATAACCATTTCCTTATCGTTAGGATGCATAAGGCTGCTCTGCAGATGCCCATTATCTGACAGCAACTCGGCCACGTTGGCAAATTGCGTCCAGTTCTTATTCAAAAAAGTAGTACGTTTATCAACACCCGTCATCCAGATGAGTACCGGAGCAGAGTCGGCAATGTTTCTGAAACGCTCCTCGCTGTCTCTAAGCATTTGCTCAGATTTTTTACGCTCCGTGATATCCATACATGAGCCTACATAACCTGCAAATTCACCATTTGATAAATAACGCGGTTTTCCTGTTGCCGCTACCCACTGGGTACATCCATCCTTTCTTAAAACCCTAAAATCAACCTGATACTGGCTTTTAAGGTTAACATCCCGCCTAAAATTATTGATGACCTGCTCACGGTCTTGCGGTACTACAAACTCAATCCAGCCGCGGCCCAGGTGAACATCGTACGGTTCGCCGGTCCAGTCAATCCAGGTTTGGTTTACAAAAATTATATCGCCTTTGGTGTCAACAGTCCACAACGCTGTTGCGGCTGCATCAGTTATATCTTTGAATAGTAGTTGTTGTTCTGCAAATTGCTGCCGTGCTTGTACCTTAACGGTAACATCATGCCCAAATAAGATTAATCCGTCAATATCATTTCCGGCACTTCTATGAGGAGAGCATGCAAAGTCGAAGAAGCGTTCAGATAAATTACCATCACTGTCCCAGTCTGCTGTTACCGCATACTCATATGTATGAGCGGTTTCGCCGGTTTTATACACCTCTTCTAACATCCGGAACCATTCGCCCCCTTCCGGGTCATGCCATGCCTGCCGTAAGGGTTTGTTTAACAGGTCTCTGCCTCCACATATCTTCTGAAACAAAAGGTTGTTAAATTCACATAAACTCTCAGGTCCGCGCAAAATAGCTAGCGCACCAGGAGCCTGCATAAATGCTTGCCTGAGTTGGTTATCTGACTGATAAAAGCTGCCGGCAGAAAAACCGGTCTCTTCTGTTTCGGATAGCATATAATAGATGTTAATCTAATTTCCAGATTTAATTGCGAAATAGCAAGCTTAATTTTCCAAATTGTATGAGTTTCACTTTTCACAAGTTGGCAAAGTACAGGAAGTAACAATTTTGAAGAACAACGAGAATTTTAAGAAAAAATCGAGGTTAATCTATATCTATTTAATAATTTTGCCTTTTAGGTAATGTTCGAATATCATATGTTCGCGCAAACCAAACTGATACTTACAGGTTGTGATAGGCCACTGGCATCATGGCCCATATTACAACCCGATGACTAACTACCAGGTAGATTTAACCAATTGCGATAGAGAGCCCATTCACATTCCGGGCAAAGTACAGGCACATGGCTTTTTAGTAGCTGTTGACAGCAGCTTTGCTATTAACTACGTCAGTGAAAATATTTCAAAGTTTTTAGCAACAGATGCGAACAGCCTGTTAGGGAAAAAAATCGCTGATCTTGAAAGGCTGTTATTAAGCCAGGAAGACGCAGGATTTATAACTCAACTGCTGCTGCTGGGCAAGCATACTAAGTCTTTTGAAACCATTAATCCTTACCGGCTCAGCATAAGCAACGAGAGCTTTAATCTCATCTTATCGCAAGCTGGCACTAATTATTTGCTCGAGTTTGAGCCTGACAGTACCGCTACTGAGTTTGATATTCAAAAGACTATAGGTAGATCGGTTTCAGAAATGCTGACCGGCAAAAGCTTAAAACATTTACTTGATAACGCGGCCGAGCAAATTAAAAATCTGATTGGCTATGACAGGGTGATGATTTATAAGTTTTTAGATGATGGACATGGCGAGGTAATTGCAGAAGTGAAAGAGGAGCACCTTGAACCATTCATAGGTTTGCACTACCCTGCAACCGATATTCCTAAGCAAGCACGCGAACTTTATAAAGTAAATTTAACCCGTATCATTACGGATGTAAATGCTGAAGCTTCTGCAATTTTAACCCTTGCAACCGAGGGCGAAACATTAGCCTTAAACCTTACGCATTCGGCCCTGCGTGCGGTTTCGCCTATACATATTCAGTACCTCAAAAATATGGGTGTGGCATCAAGCTTTAGCATTTCATTACTTTACCAGGATGAACTGTGGGGTTTAATTGCCTGCCATAATTATACACCGCGTTTCATCAATTTCAAAGCACGTGAAGCATCCAAGTTAATCGGGCAGATAATTTCATCGGCGCTTGAATATAAACAAGACGAAGAGAACAGCAGTAAAAATAACCAGTATAAAGCTGCGTACGATGAACTTACGGGCATATTGCGCAAAGGCGGCAATGTTGCCGATGCCATAACCAAGCATACCACCAGTATTTTAGATGTAACTGATGCCAGCGGCGCCGTACTGGCATTCGAAGATCAGTTGATTATGCTTGGCGTAACTCCAAGCACCGAACAAATGACACCATTGGTAGATTGGCTTAAAACCAATATGGAAGACCGCATATACCATACGCATAAATTACCTGACGTTTACCAACCAGCCAAGGCTTTTAGCACGGTTGCCAGCGGTGCACTAGCGTGCACGCTTTCTAAAGAATTAGGTGAAATGATTGTATGGCTAAAGCCCGAACAGATATCTACTGTTAACTGGGCTGGTAATCCCAACAAACCTGTTGAAATTAATGAGGATGGTTTGATGAGCTTGTCACCAAGGCGATCATTTGACGTGTGGGAAGAAACAGTTAAACACACCTCACAACGATGGAGCAAGGCGGAAATTAGCAATGTACTTAAGCTACGTGATGAGGTGGTTTTTGCCATAAACCGCCAGGCAAACGAGATTAGGATACTTAATGAGAAACTGAAACAGGCGTATGAGGAATTGGATACTTTCAGTTTTACAATTTCCCATGACTTGCGTACGCCTTTATCAACTATAAAAAACTATTCGGAACTGTTGTTGGAATCGAACTCCAGTTTAGATGAAGATGCTAAACGCATTCTGAACAAAGTAATTGGCGGTGCCGACAAACTCAATTTCCTTATTAAAGAAGTGTTAAATTACTCGCGCGTTGGCCGTGCAGAGTTACAGAATACTGACTTGGAAATGGCGAGTATCATCAATGATTTAAAAAATGATTTAGTTGTAGCATTTAATACCCACAATTTAGTTTTTGAGGTTGGAAACACACCGTCTGTCTATGGCGATAGAACCATGGTTACGCAAGTTTTCGCAAATTTATTAAATAACGCCATTAAATATTCCAGCCGTTCGGCCCCTCCACACGTAAAGGTTGAAGGAAAAGAAACCCAGACGGAAGTGATATACTCGATCACTGACAACGGCGTTGGAATTGATATAAATTACTATAACCGTATCTTTGATCTGTTTAAGCGCATGGACAATGTGCGAAACTACGAGGGTACAGGCGTAGGCTTAGCCATTGTTAAACGTATAATTGAAAAACATAACGCCCGTATTTGGATGGAGAGTGAGCTGGGTGTTGGCACGGTATTTTATATAGCATTTAGAAAAAACCTATAATGGGAGCACCTGACATTTTATATATCGAAGACAATGAAGATTTTATCGACGTTGTTGAGCGTGCTTTGAGTCAAATAGATCAACAAACCGTTATGCACACCATCGAGGATGGCGCTCTTGCCTTGTCTACACTTGATAAATTAGTGGAGGATAAAGCCCCGCCCCGATTGATACTGATTGATTTGAATTTGCCTGGTCTCTCTGGCCTGGAGTTACTCCGAAAAATCAGGGAAAGTACGGCCTTACGCTACGTACCTACCATCATGTTTTCAACGTCCGACAATCCGAAAGATATTAGGGCATCGCTGGATTTTGGGGCAAACGCCTATGTAACCAAGCCGCTTGGATACAACAACCTGATTAAGTGCCTGGGCGCCATGCACCAATTTTGGATTAAAACCAATTGTGTTGCTTAAGCTGCTATTGCAAACAAAAAGCATTCTTTTAAAGTATACATAAAAAGGCTGACCATTGGTTGGCCTTTTAAATTTCCGATCTATGAAAGATATACGCTTAATACTGTTATGCCTGTTTGCAATTACCGCTTGTAAATCACAAAAGCAAAATTCGAACAACGGCTGTGCCGATATAATGTGCACCGAGGAGTTTCAGATGATACCGGTTAAACTGATCAGCACATCTGGTAAAGAAGTTAGCTTCAAGTCGTACAAAATTATTGAGACCGCTACAGGCAAAGAAATCAAGAACAACGCCGAATTGCCTAACACCAGCGAAAATACCAATACCCTAATTGTAGCCGACGATAGTCACCGCAAGGAATTTGCCGAAAGAGGCACCGACCTGCAGTTACAAATTACCCGTAGCGATGATAAGATAATTAAGGTAGCATTTAAAATATCTGGCGGTAAATGTGCATGCCATGTTGCCAAACTTAACGGCCCAGACCAGGTTGATATAGATAGCTTGTAAGCAAGAAAACAAGTATTGTACAGCCATTAATTACCATAGTTTATTACGTGCCTATCCCTGCTAAATTACTTACTCGGAAAGATGAAATCACCAAGGATTTCCTGCAGTTGTTTGAGGAGCATATTAGCGCCCTAATGAGTGGCCAGGTTCAGGAGCGCTATTCGGCAAGCAAATTTGCCAGCCTGCTATTTATTGCTCCGGGCCACCTTACTAATACAATCAAACTCACTACCGGCAAATCCCCTTGCGATTTTATGGAAGAGCGCTTGCTGCTGGAAGCGCAGAAAATGTTGCAGGAAACCAACTTATCTGTTGCAGAGATAGGCTATAAGTTTGCTTATAACGACCCGACTAATTTTACCAAATTTTTTAAAGGTATGGCTGGCATTACGCCTTTACAATACCGCAAGAAAGTAAGATTAACTGCCTGACAGATTCTGAAGAGTACACCTTTTTTGTCAGCGTAGCCAGGCTAACTTTGTCTTGTCAACAAATACTGAACAACACTTATGATAAACACCAATAAAATAGCCTTGGTTACCGGTGGTAGCCGTGGCCTGGGCAAAAACATGGCACTAAGCCTTGCACAAAAAGGGTTAGATATTATTCTTACCTATAACAGTAAACAAGAGGAAGCGCTGGATACAGTAAAAGAGATTGAGTTACTTGGACGAAAAGCAATAGCGCTACAGCTCAATGTTGCTGATGTAAAAAGCTTCGATTCATTTTTTGCTGAGGTTGGCAGCGCCTTGCAGCAAACCTTTGCTACCGACAGTTTTAATTACCTTGTCAACAATGCAGGTATAGGCATACATGTACCATTTGCCGAAACTACTGAAGAGCAATTTGACACCCTGCTTAATATTCAGTTTAAAGGAGTTTTCTTTCTTACTCAAAAAGCATTAGGGTTGTTGGCCAACGGTGGTGGCATTGTAAATATTTCAACCGGTTTAGCGCGTTTTACTTTACCTGGTTACGCGGCTTACGCAGCCATGAAGGGTGCTATAGAAACGCTTACCAAGTACCAGGCTAAAGAATTAGGCAGCCGAGGCATTAGGGTGAACGCGGTGGCTCCGGGTGCTATAGAAACCGACTTTGGAGGTGGTGTTGTACGCGACAATGATCAGCTCAATAATTTCATTGCTTCGCAAACAGCTTTAGGCCGTGTAGGTAAAGCTGATGACATTGGCAGCGTAGTTGCCTTTTTATGCAGTGATGATGCCAAATGGGTAAACGCCCAGCGCCTCGAAGCATCAGGCGGTATGTTTTTATAATAAGCTTCAGAAGCAAAAAAGCAGGGTGCCTATGCGCCCTGCTTTTTGTTATGTTCGCACAACAAATTCGAAGCAAGTATTTACGACTTATTGTTAATAAAGCATTATATTGTATTTGATATACTATACTGAAACGCTGCTTTAGATTTCTTACCCGAACGTTTCTCGAAGTAGTAATCAATTCGGCCCAGGTTTATGCCGGCCCAGCCTACTTGGTTAATAGTAGTGATATGGCCATCAAGGTTTTGTACATCTTCGGGCTGGTCTAAAAATGTATGCGTATGCCCACCTATAATTAAATCGATATTGCGGGTGCTTTTGGCCAACACCTGATCAGAAACTTTATTCTCTTTATATTGATAACCTAAATGCGATAAACAGACAACCAGGTCGCATTTTAAATCCTTTTTCAACAGTGAGGCCATCTCATTTCCTTTTTTGATTGGGTCCAGATAAACTGTTTCTTTATAGTTTCGCGGGTCAACCAATCCGGCCAATTCAATACCTAAACCAAACACCCCAATTTTTAAACCTTTTTTATTAAATATTTTATAGGGCTTAGTTGATTGGTGCATAACAGTATTGCTGAAATCGTAGTTACTCATCAGTATCGGGAAGTTAGCATTAGGCAATTGCTTGTAAAACCCGTCTATGCCGTTATCAAAATCATGGTTACCCATAGTGGCTGCATCATAACCCATATCGCTCATAAGCTTTAGCTCCAGCTCACCGCCAAATAAATTAAAATATGGCGTGCCTTGAAAAATATCGCCTGCATCAAGCAACAATACGTTTTCATGCTCTGCTCTGATCTTTTTAATCAGTGCAGCCCGCCGGGCTGCACCACCTAAGCCCTGGTTACGGGATCCATCCATTGGGAAAGGCTCAATACGACTATGCACATCGTTGGTGTGTAATATAGTAAGATGCTGCAAGTCGCCGGCGGCCAAGGCATCAAACGAGTATGCGCTCAAGGCGGCAGAAGCCCCTAACAAGCTTGTGGTTTTAAGAAACTTTCGGCGATTATAATTTTGTAACTCGTCCATCTAATTGAGCGTTAACAGTTTTGCCTGCTGCAGTTTGCAGTTTTACATAATTAATTAAAGCATCCCGTACACGTAAGCCGAGTACCTTTCTTTCCAGTGGGGTACTAAATCCAGCAATGTTATCACCACCATTAGCTAAGTAATCCGAGGTTAGCACAATGTATGTTTTCATACGGTCGAATGGCTGGCCTTTAACCAGCACATTAACGGGCTGTTTATCTTTTATCTTAAGCCTTATAGCACTAACCGGCTGTCCATTAGTTACAGCGATAAAATTAAGCAGTGCTTCTACATCAGTCCCTTTTAATTTCAACGTAACCAATTCGTTTTCAAACGGCATCATCTCGAACATGGTACTCAAGTTGATATTGCCCTGGGCTAAATCGTTGCGCAGCCCTCCTTTTGTAGTCGGAACGGCAAAATCAATATTCGGCTCAATCTTTTTAGCCTCTGCTAATACAGCATCAGCATAGAAATTACCCAACAAAGTTTCGGGGTCATCGCTTTTAGTAAGCGCCTGTGCACTTTGACCTATTACACGATTCATCTGCGCATCCATTTTTTGCTTGTATGGCAAATAAGTTTTTATAACGCCAGAATCTACGGCAAGACGATCATTTATATTGTATTCTGAACGATTACTTTTTACCAGTTGATAATGTGACTGGCAGGAAACCCAGCTAAAAAAAGGCAGGAGAAAAAGAAAAAGCTGGTGAGGCTTTAAAAGCATATAAGAAATAATTTAGCAGGTGCCTTACATCAGCATCTGCACCACAAATATACCCTTAGCGTCCTAAACTCACTAATATGAACAAGATTGTTATAATGAATGTCATGCTAATTTCAGCCCACTTTAGTTGCTGTTAGCGCGGTAATTAGTCGGCTATCTTTGTCCAGGTCAGATCGTCATAATAAATATCACCATCGGTTGTGGATTGCCAATATTCATCACTCCCGCCTCTAAAAGTATGAAAGGTAATTTCTTTAATCTTCCGGTATGCGTCATTGGTTGTCCATCTAATAGCCTGGCTTAGCAGTGGCACGCCATCAATTTCATAAAGCACGTTACCATCAGTAGCGGTACCTGAATTACTTTTCACCCTTATTTTAACCGTGTACCACTGATTTTTATTGAGTCTTACACTCTGTTTACCAAAGCTATTGCCACAGTCTTCGGGCATGTCTTTATAGTAAACATACGGACGAAAATACGGTGCATCATTAACGCTATTACTGGTTTTAGTACCATTGGGGTTATACCACATTAAACGCGCCGTACCGCCGGTACCATCATCGGCTTTATTGCAACCGGTAAATCCATTTCCAATATGAAAGCCAAATCCTACTTTCCCTCCCCTGCTCCATTCAAATGTAGATCCGAAACGAACCTTAAAGCTTAATTCGTATTCCGTTCCATCGGCAACATCAATATTTACAATATTTCCGCTCGATAAGGTGTTTGAAGGAATTTTAATTTTTACTGTATTACTAAAGATATCAGCATTGCGCCAAGTGCCAATGATATCGCCCATGTCGCTCTTTGCGGAGGCAACGGTATAAACACCATCGGC
Protein-coding sequences here:
- the rpoN gene encoding RNA polymerase factor sigma-54 — translated: MLKQNLQQKLLQKLSPQQIQFIKLLQVPTVSLDTRIKEELEENPALEDLSLTNMSEPEEQYPDRDPDEDYSGNEESNEYDEFNIDDYLQDDNVNDYGSRYDQNGDDDEERKEMPIAIQSSFFENLQSQLDLVPLSDKDFRIGQQIIGSLDDDGYLRRPIMSLTDDLAFSQNVMAEDEEVEEMLKVIQSFDPPGVGARSLQECLLIQLRRKDVTDPIIVKAILVVEHYLDEFTRKHYDKLEKSLNMNSIELRGVVNEILKLNPKPGDSNEVNTKQQQVIPDFHISNNDGVLILTLNAKNAPELRVSRSYQEMFEHYDKASQRDKKMKEAVQFVKQKLDSAKWFIDAIKQRQQTLLKTMNAIMQYQYEFFLTGDEKNLRPMILKDIADRIGMDISTVSRVANSKYVQTEHGTYLLKSFFSEAIQTESGEEVSNKEVKKILEECIGGEDKRHPLADEKLTDILKERGYNIARRTVAKYREQMNIPVARLRKEL
- a CDS encoding DUF892 family protein; this encodes MELNLANSTSPEMLKLHFVHHLNRVYFGKKYLQEHVPNLIGISSLRKLQLAIHETWEDICNQVKRLQEIYVLIDEQPANENCVPIIAVFKDAFEPQDYGADTNLINDVDIILYLQLLEHINLTSYRLLKVLAAALNYKEAEQLLLESFDEAIDNDKLFAMIADEYVRR
- a CDS encoding YtxH domain-containing protein, with translation MKDQTKIIAALLVGAAAGAAIGLLLAPESGSELREDIADYVNDLVEKTKDKAKITGDDLKEYGNTLVDKAKSKFNGVLGNLSDYKDEAEAKFDDAKSYASDSVDRAKSAFKGEADDLNTSVQNA
- a CDS encoding PAS domain S-box protein, whose protein sequence is MLSETEETGFSAGSFYQSDNQLRQAFMQAPGALAILRGPESLCEFNNLLFQKICGGRDLLNKPLRQAWHDPEGGEWFRMLEEVYKTGETAHTYEYAVTADWDSDGNLSERFFDFACSPHRSAGNDIDGLILFGHDVTVKVQARQQFAEQQLLFKDITDAAATALWTVDTKGDIIFVNQTWIDWTGEPYDVHLGRGWIEFVVPQDREQVINNFRRDVNLKSQYQVDFRVLRKDGCTQWVAATGKPRYLSNGEFAGYVGSCMDITERKKSEQMLRDSEERFRNIADSAPVLIWMTGVDKRTTFLNKNWTQFANVAELLSDNGHLQSSLMHPNDKEMVITSYNQAFDNREEFYLEYRMKSGEDFRWIGMKGVPRINAGVFEGYIGSGMDITDMKEHEQVKNDFIGMASHELKTPITSIKAYIQLLLSIYKDRSEDEFLLKSLNTVNKQINKLTRLITDLLDVSKMESGRLSLNCEPFVLNDVLNETIEEVQHTATHHDIVFTPAPSYTVNADRDRIAQVVTNFLTNAIKYSPESDRIDVKVSATEHEVKIAVQDYGIGINPEEQAKIFNRFYRVEGKNEQTFSGFGIGLYVAAEIIKRHSGHVWVQSEKSNGSAFYFSLPLYRYEA
- a CDS encoding ATP-binding protein, whose product is MTNYQVDLTNCDREPIHIPGKVQAHGFLVAVDSSFAINYVSENISKFLATDANSLLGKKIADLERLLLSQEDAGFITQLLLLGKHTKSFETINPYRLSISNESFNLILSQAGTNYLLEFEPDSTATEFDIQKTIGRSVSEMLTGKSLKHLLDNAAEQIKNLIGYDRVMIYKFLDDGHGEVIAEVKEEHLEPFIGLHYPATDIPKQARELYKVNLTRIITDVNAEASAILTLATEGETLALNLTHSALRAVSPIHIQYLKNMGVASSFSISLLYQDELWGLIACHNYTPRFINFKAREASKLIGQIISSALEYKQDEENSSKNNQYKAAYDELTGILRKGGNVADAITKHTTSILDVTDASGAVLAFEDQLIMLGVTPSTEQMTPLVDWLKTNMEDRIYHTHKLPDVYQPAKAFSTVASGALACTLSKELGEMIVWLKPEQISTVNWAGNPNKPVEINEDGLMSLSPRRSFDVWEETVKHTSQRWSKAEISNVLKLRDEVVFAINRQANEIRILNEKLKQAYEELDTFSFTISHDLRTPLSTIKNYSELLLESNSSLDEDAKRILNKVIGGADKLNFLIKEVLNYSRVGRAELQNTDLEMASIINDLKNDLVVAFNTHNLVFEVGNTPSVYGDRTMVTQVFANLLNNAIKYSSRSAPPHVKVEGKETQTEVIYSITDNGVGIDINYYNRIFDLFKRMDNVRNYEGTGVGLAIVKRIIEKHNARIWMESELGVGTVFYIAFRKNL
- a CDS encoding response regulator, with product MGAPDILYIEDNEDFIDVVERALSQIDQQTVMHTIEDGALALSTLDKLVEDKAPPRLILIDLNLPGLSGLELLRKIRESTALRYVPTIMFSTSDNPKDIRASLDFGANAYVTKPLGYNNLIKCLGAMHQFWIKTNCVA
- a CDS encoding AraC family transcriptional regulator; its protein translation is MPIPAKLLTRKDEITKDFLQLFEEHISALMSGQVQERYSASKFASLLFIAPGHLTNTIKLTTGKSPCDFMEERLLLEAQKMLQETNLSVAEIGYKFAYNDPTNFTKFFKGMAGITPLQYRKKVRLTA
- a CDS encoding SDR family oxidoreductase; amino-acid sequence: MINTNKIALVTGGSRGLGKNMALSLAQKGLDIILTYNSKQEEALDTVKEIELLGRKAIALQLNVADVKSFDSFFAEVGSALQQTFATDSFNYLVNNAGIGIHVPFAETTEEQFDTLLNIQFKGVFFLTQKALGLLANGGGIVNISTGLARFTLPGYAAYAAMKGAIETLTKYQAKELGSRGIRVNAVAPGAIETDFGGGVVRDNDQLNNFIASQTALGRVGKADDIGSVVAFLCSDDAKWVNAQRLEASGGMFL
- a CDS encoding metallophosphatase; amino-acid sequence: MDELQNYNRRKFLKTTSLLGASAALSAYSFDALAAGDLQHLTILHTNDVHSRIEPFPMDGSRNQGLGGAARRAALIKKIRAEHENVLLLDAGDIFQGTPYFNLFGGELELKLMSDMGYDAATMGNHDFDNGIDGFYKQLPNANFPILMSNYDFSNTVMHQSTKPYKIFNKKGLKIGVFGLGIELAGLVDPRNYKETVYLDPIKKGNEMASLLKKDLKCDLVVCLSHLGYQYKENKVSDQVLAKSTRNIDLIIGGHTHTFLDQPEDVQNLDGHITTINQVGWAGINLGRIDYYFEKRSGKKSKAAFQYSISNTI
- a CDS encoding 5'-nucleotidase, yielding MNRVIGQSAQALTKSDDPETLLGNFYADAVLAEAKKIEPNIDFAVPTTKGGLRNDLAQGNINLSTMFEMMPFENELVTLKLKGTDVEALLNFIAVTNGQPVSAIRLKIKDKQPVNVLVKGQPFDRMKTYIVLTSDYLANGGDNIAGFSTPLERKVLGLRVRDALINYVKLQTAAGKTVNAQLDGRVTKL
- a CDS encoding polysaccharide lyase — its product is MLRNLTHTLVTMLVANALLSCGKQKPIAPSNQNNGVLPPQVTVASKSVNWNSNADGVYTVASAKSDMGDIIGTWRNADIFSNTVKIKIPSNTLSSGNIVNIDVADGTEYELSFKVRFGSTFEWSRGGKVGFGFHIGNGFTGCNKADDGTGGTARLMWYNPNGTKTSNSVNDAPYFRPYVYYKDMPEDCGNSFGKQSVRLNKNQWYTVKIRVKSNSGTATDGNVLYEIDGVPLLSQAIRWTTNDAYRKIKEITFHTFRGGSDEYWQSTTDGDIYYDDLTWTKIAD